One Denticeps clupeoides chromosome 3, fDenClu1.1, whole genome shotgun sequence DNA window includes the following coding sequences:
- the LOC114786635 gene encoding beta-1,3-galactosyl-O-glycosyl-glycoprotein beta-1,6-N-acetylglucosaminyltransferase 4-like codes for MMSDWSATSSCFRMKRRFHSPRLMTSILSPLFTLCGIILLCLKVTVDINETYHLTNTHGHSFPVIEEHGINCSAIYDLDPVEIGKSLRARKTSAYDGNDISLINATLDCGLYVESRGYTRVPVSNVERDFPLAYSLVVHKDAPVVERMLRAVYTPNNIYCIHYDLKSSNSFTAAIKGLARCLPNVFIASKLEAVQYAGISRVMADLHCLSDLMQSKVKWKYAINLCGQDFPLRSNFELVMELKGLKGANMMETSRPTKVKEQRYTYKHLLKDEKLQYFFIPRRTNELKSPPPHDIKMYVGSAYFVISREFVKFIQTSSVVKDFLAWSEDTFSPDEHFWATVTRIPGAPGAIPRFNPDVTDLMSKARLVKWHYLEGPVYPPCTGTHVRSVCIYGAAELRWLLNFGSWFANKVDPRVDPVLHECLEMTLADRQLVKMWFE; via the exons ATGATGTCGGACTGGAGCGCCACGTCTTCGTGTTTCAG aatgaaGAGAAGATTTCATTCCCCTAGGCTGATGACATCTATTCTTTCTCCACTGTTTACTCTATGTGGCATCATACTTCTGTGCTTGAAAGTGACTGTTGACATTAATGAGACATATCATTTGACAAATACCCATGGTCATAGTTTTCCTGTAATTGAAGAACATGGTATTAACTGCTCTGCCATTTATGACCTCGATCCTGTTGAGATTGGGAAATCATTAAGAGCAAGGAAAACCTCTGCTTACGATGGAAATGACATCAGTTTGATCAATGCTACTTTAGACTGTGGCTTATACGTTGAATCCAGGGGGTATACCAGGGTCCCTGTATCAAACGTGGAAAGAGATTTCCCGCTGGCGTACTCATTGGTTGTTCATAAAGATGCACCTGTAGTGGAAAGGATGTTAAGAGCAGTTTACACGCCCAACAACATCTACTGCATTCACTATGATCTCAAATCATCAAACAGCTTCACTGCAGCCATCAAGGGCCTAGCACGGTGTTTGCCCAATGTATTCATCGCATCGAAGCTGGAGGCTGTGCAGTATGCTGGCATCAGCCGTGTCATGGCTGACCTCCACTGCCTTTCGGACCTCATGCAGTCAAAAGTTAAGTGGAAATATGCAATCAACTTGTGTGGACAGGACTTCCCACTGCGCTCCAATTTTGAGCTGGTGATGGAGCTGAAGGGCCTGAAAGGTGCCAACATGATGGAGACCAGTCGTCCTACTAAAGTTAAAGAACAACGCTACACCTACAAACACCTCCTGAAGGATGAAAAGTTACAGTACTTCTTCATCCCAAGGAGAACAAATGAACTCAAATCTCCACCACCACATGACATCAAGATGTATGTGGGTAGTGCATATTTTGTTATTTCCCGCGAGTTTGTGAAATTTATCCAAACAAGTTCTGTTGTAAAGGACTTTCTGGCATGGTCAGAAGACACCTTCTCCCCAGATGAACACTTCTGGGCCACCGTCACTCGCATTCCAGGGGCTCCAGGAGCAATCCCAAGGTTCAACCCAGATGTCACAGATTTGATGAGCAAAGCCCGACTGGTGAAGTGGCACTATCTAGAGGGCCCTGTCTACCCTCCCTGCACCGGAACCCATGTACGTAGTGTTTGCATTTATGGCGCAGCAGAACTCAGGTGGCTTCTGAACTTCGGATCCTGGTTTGCCAATAAAGTGGACCCCAGAGTGGATCCTGTGCTTCACGAATGCCTAGAAATGACACTGGCAGACAGGCAGTTAGTTAAGATGTGGTTTGAATAA
- the LOC114786602 gene encoding 3-hydroxy-3-methylglutaryl-coenzyme A reductase-like, protein MLTELFRLHGLFVASHPWEVIVGTVAVTISLMSMNAFASSDQICSWNQCPKVPEVQRILSSDFVLLTITRCIAIVYVYVQFKNLRQLGSKYILGIAGLFTVFSSFAFSTVVIHFLGKELTGLNDALPFFLLLIDLSKACTLAKFALSSNSQEEVRENIARGMANLGPTFTLDAMVECLVIGVGTMSGVRQLEMMCCFGCMSVLANYFVFMTFFPACVSLVLELSRESQEGRPIWQLRHFAQVLEQEENKPNPVTQRVKMIMSLGLVLVHAHSRLVAESPSQNHSGDALLEGHMPESMAPDRSHFSMDLEQVVTLSLALLLAVKYVFFEQPEVESPLSLKSPTPASLALKRGEKRCCRREVLPSSPMKGENPVLITKDQSEAIRPVLAPSDQIKPVSVEDTEPLSEASEELLPQELEEPRPLSKCLSILRDPVRGPRFLTDAEVISLVNTKNIQAYKLQDVMETPERGVAIRREMLSSKLPSPTALSQLPFMQYDYSKVMGTCCENVIGYMPIPVGVAGPLLLDGREFYVPMATTEGCLVASTNRGCRAVALAGGARSQVLADGMTRGPVVQLPTACRAAEVKTWLESQEGFKYIKAAFDNTSRFARLDQLHISLAGRNLYIRFQSHTGDAMGMNMLSKGTEQALVRLQEECPDVRILAVSGNYCTDKKPAALNWIHGRGKSAVCEATIPGRVVREVLKTTTHALVELNINKNLVGSAMAGSIGGYNAHAANIVTAIYIACGQDPAQTVVSSNCITLMEAVGAVGEDLYITCTMPSLELGTLGGGTNLPPQQACLQMLGVQGASTDQPGDNARQLARVVVGTVLAGELSLMAALAAGHLVRSHMTHNRSSLNLAELSRSPTEKKAT, encoded by the exons ATGCTGACTGAGCTCTTCAGGCTCCATGGCCTGTTTGTGGCTTCCCACCCATGGGAGGTGATAGTGGGCACGGTGGCAGTGACCATTTCCCTCATGTCCATGAATGCATTCGCCAGCAGTGACCAGATCTGCAGCTGGAACCAGTGCCCCAAAGTCCCGGAAGTACAG AGGATTCTTAGTAGTGACTTTGTTCTCCTAACCATCACGAGATGCATTGCCATTGTGTACGTCTACGTTCAGTTCAAAAACCTGAGACAGCTGGGGTCCAAATATATTCTAG gAATTGCAGGCCTGTTCACCGTGTTTTCCAGCTTTGCATTCAGCACTGTGGTAATTCACTTTTTGGGCAAAGAGCTAACAGGACTGAA CGATGCATTACCATTCTTCCTCTTGCTAATTGATCTGTCCAAAGCCTGCACCCTGGCCAAATTTGCCCTCAGCTCCAACTCCCAG GAGGAGGTCAGGGAGAACATTGCCCGAGGTATGGCAAACCTCGGACCCACTTTCACGCTAGATGCCATGGTGGAATGCCTAGTGATAGGAGTAGGAACTATGTCTG GTGTGCGTCAGTTGGAGATGATGTGCTGCTTTGGCTGCATGTCTGTCTTGGCAAATTACTTTGTCTTCATGACGTTTTTCCCTGCATGTGTGTCTCTGGTCCTGGAG CTGTCTCGTGAGAGCCAGGAAGGACGCCCTATTTGGCAGCTGAGGCACTTTGCGCAAGtgttggagcaggaggagaacaAGCCCAATCCTGTGACCCAGAGAGTGAAGATGATAATG TCCCTGGGCCTGGTTCTGGTTCATGCCCATAGTCGCCTGGTTGCTGAATCTCCGTCTCAGAATCACTCGGGAGATGCTCTGCTGGAGGGACACATGCCAGAATCCATGGCCCCTGACAGATCCCACTTCAG CATGGATCTGGAGCAGGTGGTCACCCTGAGCCTGGCTCTCCTGCTTGCTGTAAAGTATGTCTTCTTTGAGCAGCCCGAGGTTGAGTCACCACTGTCTCTGAAATCTCCCACTCCTGCCTCACTTGCCCTGAAGAGAGGTGAAAAGCGCTGCTGCAGGAGAGAAGTGCTTCCTTCCAGTCCCATGAAGGGTGAAAATCCTGTCCTGATCACCAAAGACCAGAGCG AGGCGATCAGGCCAGTGCTAGCCCCCAGTGACCAGATCAAGCCTGTGTCTGTGGAGGACACGGAGCCTCTGTCTGAAGCCTCAGAAGAACTCCTCCCGCAGGAGCTAGAAGAGCCTCGCCCACTGAGCAAGTGTCTGTCCATCCTGAGAGACCCAGTG cGAGGACCTCGCTTTCTAACTGATGCTGAGGTCATATCTCTAGTCAACACAAAGAATATCCAGGCATACAAACTGCAGGATGTGATGGAGACGCCAGAGCGCGGCGTGGCCATTCGTAGAGAGATGCTGTCTTCCAAGCTCCCCTCTCCCACAGCCCTCAGTCAGTTGCCATTTATGCAGTACGATTACTCCAAG GTGATGGGAACATGCTGTGAGAACGTGATAGGGTACATGCCAATCCCAGTGGGTGTGGCCGGACCACTGTTGCTGGATGGAAGGGAGTTCTATGTCCCCATGGCGACAACAGAAGGGTGCCTGGTAGCCAGCACTAACCGTGGCTGTAGAGCGGTTGCT ttAGCCGGTGGTGCCCGCAGTCAAGTGCTGGCAGATGGTATGACTAGGGGTCCGGTAGTGCAGCTTCCCACCGCCTGCCGTGCAGCTGAGGTCAAGACTTGGCTGGAGAGCCAGGAGGGCTTCAAGTACATCAAGGCCGCCTTCGACAACACTAGCAG GTTTGCTCGCCTGGATCAACTGCATATTAGCCTAGCAGGAAGGAACCTTTACATCCGCTTCCAGTCCCACACTGGGGATGCCATGGGGATGAACATGCTGTCAAAG GGTACAGAACAGGCGCTGGTGCGACTGCAGGAGGAATGTCCTGACGTTCGCATTCTGGCCGTCAGTGGGAACTACTGCACTGATAAAAAACCCGCTGCTCTCAACTGGATCCATGGTAGAGGCAAATCCGCCGTGTGCGAAGCCACAATCCCCGGCCGTGTGGTCAGAGAG GTCCTGAAGACCACCACACACGCCCTTGTGGAGCTCAACATCAACAAGAACCTGGTTGGCTCGGCCATGGCCGGTAGCATAGGAGGCTACAATGCCCATGCAGCAAACATTGTGACGGCCATTTACATTGCCTGTGGACAG GATCCAGCTCAGACAGTGGTCAGCTCAAACTGCATTACATTAATGGAAGCTGTGGGTGCTGTGGGAGAAGACCTGTACATTACCTGCACAATGCCATCTTTAGAGCTGGGCACACTGGGAGGGGGCACCAACCTGCCACCGCAACAAGCTTGTCTGCAG atgctGGGTGTACAGGGAGCCAGCACAGATCAGCCAGGAGACAACGCCCGGCAGCTGGCCCGGGTTGTGGTTGGTACCGTACTGGCAGGGGAATTGTCTCTCATGGCAGCACTAGCCGCGGGGCACCTGGTCCGAAGTCACATGACTCACAACAG ATCCAGCCTGAACCTGGCAGAGCTATCAAGATCCCCCACAGAGAAAAAAGCAACGTGA